GCCTCGTGGAGTTCGGCTGCGGCACGCTCCTTTTCGGCGCGTGCTTCGTTCTTGGCCGCTTCCTTCTGGGCTTCGGCCTTGTCTTGCTGGGCGCTGCCTTCTTCGCGCAGGTCCTTGTTTCCGGCCAGGGCTCCGGCGGCTTCCTTGACGCGGCCCTTGATTCCCTCGACGGCGCTCTCGACGCCTTCTGCTGCACTGTTACCCGCATGGTCGGACATTGCGTGACCCCTTCATCAGTCGATCAGTTCGGGCATTGAGGGCGATACCCGGCGTCCATACGGCCAAACAATCGCATCGATGCCCGCCCGCCCGTGACCGCGCTGCCGGGACTGCCGCGTTCTCACGGTGTCGAGGCCGAGAATCGGGGTATAGCGGATCTACCCGGTTGCGAGGGGCCGCGCATCCCGCGTCGCCGGGGAAGGACGATCCGGCGGAAAACTCTTCGAAATGTATCTGTTTCAGATAGTGGGTTCCGGGTATCTGTTCTTTCGAGTTACCGCTCATCGCACGTGGTCGACCGACCGTAATTCGTTGCGAGAGCTGCGAGTAAGGAGTTCGTTGTGATCACCCTGGGTGTCATTCTGCTGGTTCTCGGTTTCATCTTCGGGATTCCGATCCTGTGGACGCTGGGCATCATTGCCGTGGTGGTCGGTGCGATCTTGTTCGTGCTGGGACGGATCGGCCGGCCGGTCGGAGGCCGTGCGCACTACTACTAGGCTGATGGACTCGGGTCGCACGGAACCGATGCGGTTGGGGCGCTGGTAGATTCGCATGACAGCGCGGTGGTGCCGGATCGAGGAACCGGGTCGGTTCCTCGATCCGGCACCGCTCGTCGATCCTCGCGCGGCGGTGGTGGTCCCCGTGTCCGCCGGCCTGCCGGATCTGTTGCGGGGGAGCCGGTTCCGCTGGTCCAGAGGTCCTCGGCGCGGTTACTCCGTACGCTACGGAGGACGCCGACCGTGTGCTACCGAGAAGTCGAGGAAGTAATGACCACCGACATCACCGACGAGCAGATTCGGCAGCTCGCCGAATCCGCCAAGCCCTACAGCATGGCCGTCCTTCGATGGGGTCCGCGACGGTATATGGACGGTGCCGACGCGATCGAACTCGAGCATCAGCGGCGAATGGTGGCGTTGCGCGCCGACGGGGTGATCGCGATCCTCTGTCCGGTCACCTCCGAGGGGTTGGCCGGAGTCGCCATCATGAACGTGTCGGCCGAAGAGGCCGAGGACATCATGGCCGCCGACCCGTGCGTGCGGGCGCAGATGATTCTCTGCGATGTCCATTCCTGCCTCGGCTTTCCGGGAGACGCTTTGCCCGCGTGATCCGAGCATCAGATGACGTTCTGCCCTTGGTTCGGTTGAGTGGGTAGGCCACGCTGGACTGTGACGGATGCCGGATCCTCGTCGAGGGTCGAAACATTTCGAGAAAGGGGCAGGGATATGAAACCGTTGTCGGAATCGCTGATGGATCTCGCGGCCCGGGTGAAGCAGTTCGAAGATGCCTCCGCGGCCGCGCGGGAAAAGAATCGCGCCGCGCTGCGGGCTCGACGGGAA
The genomic region above belongs to Nocardia spumae and contains:
- the mbp1 gene encoding microaggregate-binding protein 1, encoding MSDHAGNSAAEGVESAVEGIKGRVKEAAGALAGNKDLREEGSAQQDKAEAQKEAAKNEARAEKERAAAELHEARQKSHQDD
- a CDS encoding DUF6131 family protein — translated: MITLGVILLVLGFIFGIPILWTLGIIAVVVGAILFVLGRIGRPVGGRAHYY